ATCACCAGTAGATGAGGCATTGCAGAGCCCTTTTCTGTCTGCCAGTAAGTGCTTTCCTGAAGGTCGAACACCTTATCGCCAAGATGGTTGCCTGCCTCATCCTCGCTGTCGGCATACTTTGTCTTCCAAGGTTCGCGACTCAAACGACGACCGCCAGGATTCTGCAGATAGAGTTCAGCAATGGCCACACGGTCACCTTCCTTCTGCGTAGAGAGACATTCGATGGCGAGGTAGCGGCCCTTGGCAGGAGCATTGAAACTGATGGTCTGCCAGCCATTGCCAGCCTTGAAGGAACCAATAGCTACAGGGGTAGCACTATTGAGGTCGGGCTTGTCGCCGATGTTGTTGTGCTTGTTGCTCTTCTCCAACTGAAGTTTGTTCAGTTCAGGCTCAGTCTGTCCCCAGACGACAGCCTCACGAGGACCAACCACGTCGAGGACGATGATTTCGTTCTTGCCCTTCTTCAGCCAGCAACCGGGCACATAGAGTGTCTGTTGCGGACCGATAGACCAGATGCGACCCATGGCGTGACCGTTGACATATACCTGTCCTTTGCCCCATGTCTCGAAATTCAGGAACGTGTCACCCACCTTTTTCAGCTCGAAGTAACCACGATAGTAGCCGCGACCGAAGATAAGGTCGTCACTATTCTTGGCATACCTATAGCCACGACCAATGACAGGTTCGTTGAGCTTTTCGCGAGTGGTGGGCTTAGTCTTCTGCATCTCGAAAGCTTTTACAGCCACCTCATAGTCATCAGGAATGCGCATACATTCCCATTGGTTAGGAGTAAACGTTACCTCTGTCTTGTCAACGCCGCCGAGATGAGAATGTAGCTCAGCAGTAATGGTTGGTTTGCTTACAAGTCCCTTGAAGTCCTTGATGGCACGTCCGAAGTTGATGCGGCCCATACCCTCAACAAGAATCTGCAGTTCCTGACCTTGCTTGATACCAGGCAAGGTAAGTGTCTTCTCGTTCTTCACACGGTCCACCTTACCAATGTACTTACCGTCGATGAATACCTGGGCATAGTCGTGAGCATCTATAGTGAGTGTACACGTAAACGCATCGTTCGGATAGACACCTTCCACTTTCACATTGTCAATCTGGGGAAGACGAGTGGTATAGAGCACGGTACCCCAGCCCATGTCGAGCTCCTCAAAGGTCTTTGGGCGGTCGCCATGAGCCTCTTCTTTGTGGTCCCACCAAGTATATTTGTAGTCAAAGCCGTTATATAGCGGTGCAAACTCCTTCAACTCAAACTTAGGCACGGTGATGATGGGCATAGGAGCCTTGGGCACGGCAGGCATCTTTTTGCCATTGTTGTATTTTGCCATCATCTTGCGCAGTTCCCAGAACTTTGGTGTGGCATGGCCATATTCATTGATAGGGGCATCATAGTCATAAGAGGTGACATCGGGTGCAAAACCAGGAGAGTTAGCACCTGCCCAGTGACCAAACGAAGTACCTCCGTGGGTCATATAGAGTGAGAACGAGATGCCTTTCGAGAGCATTTCATCCATACCCTCCACCATATCCTTGGCAGGACGGGTCTCATGACGTGCACCCCACTTGTCGAACCAACCGCTCCAGAACTCAGAACACATCTTGGGCGCATTGGGACGCAGCTCACCCAAACGACGGAACTGCTGATCGATATTGGCTCCTGTGCCGAAGTTCATGGTCCATGTCAGGTCGTCAAGACCATTCTTGGTGAAGTTAGAAGACCAGTCGCACTGGAACAAAGACAGCTCCTTACCATAGATAGAGCGTAAGCAGTCGCGTATCTCACTGACATAAGGCTTATCCTCACCATACGAACCGTACTCGTTCTCCACCTGTACCATGATGATAGGGCCACCGTTCTGGATGGTCAGCGGAGCCAATTGCTCGCCCACCTTCTGCTCGAACAGTTTTACACGCTCCATAAAGTACGGATCGCGTTCGCGTAGTTTGATATCTTTCTTCTTCAGCAGCCACCAGGGCAAACCGCCCATCTCCCATTCTGCACACACATAGGGACCAGGGCGCACAATAACATACATGCCATTCTTCTGTGCCAGGCGACAGAACTCAGCCACATCGTTATTGCCTGTAAAGTTAAACTCGCCCTCTTTTTGTTCGTGGATGTTCCAGAATACATAGATGCACACTGTATTCATACCGAGTGCCTTACACATCTGGATGCGGTGTTCCCAGTAAGGACGCGGAATACGGGGATAATGAACTTCGGCAGCCTTCACAACAAAAGGCTGTCCATTGAGCAAGAATGTCTTATTGCCCGTAGTAAAGGTGCCAGGCTTGTTGACAACGTTCTTCTGCGCTGCTTGCATCATGGCAGGTGCAGTCAGCAACATCGCAGCAAATGCGAACTTGCGAATAATGTTTCTCATTGCAGTTTTGGGTTTTTGATAAGTAATCTTCTGCAAAAATAAAGAAAAAAAACGAAATCGGCTACTGTTTATAATAGTTTAATATTCTGTCAAGAGTTCTGCAAACATTGCGACGATAGCTTCCAGATGGCGACGGTCGGTATCATCAAAGGTATTCAACTCGCGACTGTCGATATCTAGCACGCCCAATACACGCTGATCACGAGCAAAGATAGGCACCACGATTTCCGAACGCGATGCACTACTACAGGCTATATGCCCAGGGAACTGTTCCACATCGGGCACCACCACTGTCTCACGACGTTCATAGGCTGTTCCGCATACGCCCTTTCCGTGAGGAATACGATAGCAGGCCACAGGTCCCTGAAACGGTCCAAGCGTCAGCACTCCATTCTTCTCCAGATAAAAACCTGTCCACCAGAAGCCCATTGCTTCGTGGATGGCAGCAGCCACATTAGCCATTACGGCTACAGCATCGGTTTCGCCCTCAATCAGGGCAGCAATCTGCTGTTTCAGCAGTGTATATTTCTCTTCTTTTTCCATAGTAAAAATGTATTTATATAAGTTCTTATTCTTCTTTATAAAAGTCTGGTCGAGGTGCGGTGAAATGCATCTGTTCGCCTTTTGATGGATGACGAAAAGACAATTCGGCAGCATGCAGACAAAGCCGTTGGCCTTTCTTTCCATAGAGTGGATCACCAACGATAGGACAAGCCAAGCCATCAGGATGAGCACAGTGCACACGCAACTGGTGGGTACGCCCGGTATGAGGAATCAGCGACACGAGAGCAACAGCACCTTCACTATCCACACCAGAGTCCATAACCGACAGCACCTCAAAATCGGTAACCGCCTGCTTGCCATGAAGAGGATCGACCACCTGGCGTGGACGGTCTAATGGGTCTGGCCGCAAAGGCAATGATATCGTGCCTTTATCACCTGCATGAAGAATCGTTTTCCCATTCTTATGTCTTTCCGCAACATCCAATAAGGCGATATATTTCTTAGAAACAGTACGCGAATAGAACTGGTGCTGCAGATGTTTATATGCATCTTCATTACGAGCCACCACCAGCAATCCTGATGTGTCCATATCCAACCGGTGAGGCATAAACACCCGACCGTATTTTTCAGAAAGGATTGTTTCTACAGAAGGAGCCTCTATTCGCCCTGGTACTGAAAGGAGACCTGAGGGTTTATTCACTACAAGAATCGTTTCGTCTGCATAAAGCACCTCCAGTTGGTCTTTCAAATTCTGAACCGAAGGCGAAGGCGTTTCGTCAACATCCAGTCCCTTGAGCATGTGGGTAAGGATGGGCAAACACTTTCCGCGACAGGCAGGATAGAACTGTCCATGATGACGGATTTCGCCTTTCGGAGATGCACCATACCAGAATTCGGCAATGGCCACAGGGGACAATCCGTGCTGATAGGCATACTGCAACAACTTCGGTGCACAGCAATCGCCGCTACCGCCTGGCGGCAGAGGAAAACGCTGCTGGATCTTCGGCAGACGGTGGTAGTCGCGCCATATCTCTACCAAATCTTTTATTTCTCCCAGTGCATTCAGCATGCGGTACTGACTGAACAGCCATAACTGAAGTTCCTCCGACAACTGTTTGCGCTGCTGCTTGAGGGCAAGAACCTCTGACGAGCAGGTGGAAGGGGATGTTGAAGATGAGGATAACTGTGACAACTGGGCGTTGATTGAAGAAATGAGACGCTCGGTCTGTTTGAAATGACCGTCAGGCTGCTGAGCATCGAAAACAGGAGGCACAAAGAAAGGCCAGTCGTTACGCCCTGCCAGTAATCCGGAATAAGCAGCAATATAAGAAAGCCCCGATTCTTTTCCTTGCTCCACAATCAACACGCCAAACATCTTCCCGCGCTGAGCATCAGCAAGCAATTCCGACTGCGAGGCAATAAAACGATTAACCTCATCCGCCGCCAACAGACAGAGCGGATGAGGTTCGTAGTCGAAAGGATTATTGAAGCGCAAAGGCTTCTCTATGGATGTATGTAGCGGATGCAGATGCACGGGCTATCTCAAATACGAAATTACTTCTTATAGTCGAAGCCAATACGCAGA
The sequence above is a segment of the Prevotella sp. E9-3 genome. Coding sequences within it:
- a CDS encoding beta-galactosidase, producing MRNIIRKFAFAAMLLTAPAMMQAAQKNVVNKPGTFTTGNKTFLLNGQPFVVKAAEVHYPRIPRPYWEHRIQMCKALGMNTVCIYVFWNIHEQKEGEFNFTGNNDVAEFCRLAQKNGMYVIVRPGPYVCAEWEMGGLPWWLLKKKDIKLRERDPYFMERVKLFEQKVGEQLAPLTIQNGGPIIMVQVENEYGSYGEDKPYVSEIRDCLRSIYGKELSLFQCDWSSNFTKNGLDDLTWTMNFGTGANIDQQFRRLGELRPNAPKMCSEFWSGWFDKWGARHETRPAKDMVEGMDEMLSKGISFSLYMTHGGTSFGHWAGANSPGFAPDVTSYDYDAPINEYGHATPKFWELRKMMAKYNNGKKMPAVPKAPMPIITVPKFELKEFAPLYNGFDYKYTWWDHKEEAHGDRPKTFEELDMGWGTVLYTTRLPQIDNVKVEGVYPNDAFTCTLTIDAHDYAQVFIDGKYIGKVDRVKNEKTLTLPGIKQGQELQILVEGMGRINFGRAIKDFKGLVSKPTITAELHSHLGGVDKTEVTFTPNQWECMRIPDDYEVAVKAFEMQKTKPTTREKLNEPVIGRGYRYAKNSDDLIFGRGYYRGYFELKKVGDTFLNFETWGKGQVYVNGHAMGRIWSIGPQQTLYVPGCWLKKGKNEIIVLDVVGPREAVVWGQTEPELNKLQLEKSNKHNNIGDKPDLNSATPVAIGSFKAGNGWQTISFNAPAKGRYLAIECLSTQKEGDRVAIAELYLQNPGGRRLSREPWKTKYADSEDEAGNHLGDKVFDLQESTYWQTEKGSAMPHLLVIDLGSEQTVNALEYLPRAEQGAPGSVKNFRIYLY
- a CDS encoding GAF domain-containing protein, producing MEKEEKYTLLKQQIAALIEGETDAVAVMANVAAAIHEAMGFWWTGFYLEKNGVLTLGPFQGPVACYRIPHGKGVCGTAYERRETVVVPDVEQFPGHIACSSASRSEIVVPIFARDQRVLGVLDIDSRELNTFDDTDRRHLEAIVAMFAELLTEY
- a CDS encoding RluA family pseudouridine synthase, whose amino-acid sequence is MRFNNPFDYEPHPLCLLAADEVNRFIASQSELLADAQRGKMFGVLIVEQGKESGLSYIAAYSGLLAGRNDWPFFVPPVFDAQQPDGHFKQTERLISSINAQLSQLSSSSTSPSTCSSEVLALKQQRKQLSEELQLWLFSQYRMLNALGEIKDLVEIWRDYHRLPKIQQRFPLPPGGSGDCCAPKLLQYAYQHGLSPVAIAEFWYGASPKGEIRHHGQFYPACRGKCLPILTHMLKGLDVDETPSPSVQNLKDQLEVLYADETILVVNKPSGLLSVPGRIEAPSVETILSEKYGRVFMPHRLDMDTSGLLVVARNEDAYKHLQHQFYSRTVSKKYIALLDVAERHKNGKTILHAGDKGTISLPLRPDPLDRPRQVVDPLHGKQAVTDFEVLSVMDSGVDSEGAVALVSLIPHTGRTHQLRVHCAHPDGLACPIVGDPLYGKKGQRLCLHAAELSFRHPSKGEQMHFTAPRPDFYKEE